In the Euphorbia lathyris chromosome 5, ddEupLath1.1, whole genome shotgun sequence genome, one interval contains:
- the LOC136230356 gene encoding uncharacterized protein, whose translation MASSSNMIEVLGEGAVDDWSRRSQEVHGDSKAPRGMVLPSGLVDVDSSPSDLKGLKTIVDRLANEALRSLTIQYGWIVHLLYVPVQPALIRALVNFWSPVYKCFTFGEHDLTPTLEEYHQLLNIPLTDGHRVYVYNKDEKPWRQLARMVGKQSDDIREWRSGHEFDTSKMLAFADENRDNEKGLKMIALLVYGLVLFPKRQGKVDPKVVLYFTRVVQRRAYGENPIIGILAETFRSLDKCRMLGGRFEGCTQLLCIWALSHLHCPERFNFPRVIYNKAYDPAKNYINDFVKVGWPKTGPSRRNWLRFLERLGENQIQWVAKWNIEEEAIFRCGDYLWVPLLVPWGGIGYAPCMVRRQFGARQFVPVTAGLGHSNFSYEEPGAKNKVQAILVAWGKIRKVDRFQLRTIASDGHRSWVQSRERRFTVLEGSEELMDLDIPINPAQEIEIDRLQRRILELEVENQWIKEERDSISDEYRYYLDTTSIKIEDYDNKIRELQDHNYVYQQEGKVRDEQIIRATKIFRTIAARAGSISRELTSIQVGLAVSNAQGAELYGRLNDLIEEMAHYGEFN comes from the coding sequence ATGGCATCATCCTCAAACATGATAGAAGTTTTAGGCGAAGGAGCAGTTGATGATTGGTCTCGAAGGAGTCAGGAAGTTCATGGAGATAGCAAGGCTCCCCGGGGTATGGTTTTACCTTCAGGTTTGGTTGATGTTGACTCAAGCCCGAGTGACCTCAAAGGCTTAAAGACTATTGTTGATAGATTGGCAAATGAAGCTCTCAGAAGCCTAACCATACAGTATGGGTGGATTGTGCACTTGTTATATGTTCCGGTACAGCCTGCATTGATCAGAGCTTTGGTAAACTTTTGGAGCCCAGTCTATAAATGTTTCACTTTCGGAGAACATGATCTGACCCCGACCTTGGAGGAATACCATCAACTCTTGAATATTCCATTAACAGATGGGCATAGGGTATATGTCTACAATAAAGATGAGAAACCGTGGAGGCAATTAGCTAGAATGGTTGGGAAGCAGTCTGATGACATCAGAGAATGGAGGTCGGGTCATGAGTTTGACACATCCAAAATGCTAGCATTCGCGGATGAGAACCGTGACAATGAGAAGGGGCTAAAGATGATAGCACTCTTGGTTTATGGCTTGGTTCTGTTTCCCAAGCGACAAGGGAAGGTCGACCCAAAAGTGGTTTTGTACTTCACTAGAGTCGTTCAGCGAAGGGCATATGGAGAAAATCCGATCATTGGGATTTTAGCGGAGACGTTTCGATCGCTTGACAAATGCCGAATGTTGGGAGGCAGATTTGAAGGATGTACACAACTTTTATGCATATGGGCCCTGAGTCACTTGCACTGTCCTGAACGCTTTAATTTCCCAAGGGTGATATACAACAAAGCGTACGATCCGGCAAAAAACTACATCAATGACTTTGTAAAAGTGGGTTGGCCCAAAACTGGACCTTCTAGGAGAAATTGGCTAAGGTTCCTAGAGCGACTCGGAGAAAACCAAATACAATGGGTGGCTAAATGGAACATCGAAGAAGAAGCTATCTTTAGATGCGGCGACTACTTATGGGTGCCACTCCTCGTACCATGGGGTGGGATTGGTTATGCGCCTTGTATGGTGCGTAGACAGTTCGGAGCACGACAATTTGTACCTGTGACCGCCGGCTTAGGGCATTCCAACTTCTCTTATGAAGAACCTGGTGCAAAAAACAAGGTACAAGCCATACTCGTGGCTTGGGGGAAAATAAGGAAAGTTGATCGTTTTCAACTAAGAACTATAGCAAGCGATGGTCATCGGAGCTGGGTTCAGAGCCGGGAAAGGAGGTTCACTGTCTTGGAAGGATCTGAAGAACTCATGGACTTAGATATCCCGATAAATCCAGCCCAGGAGATCGAAATCGACCGCCTACAAAGGAGGATCCTTGAATTGGAAGTTGAGAATCAGTGGATAAAAGAGGAAAGGGACAGTATTTCTGACGAGTACCGATACTATCTCGACACCACATCGATAAAAATCGAGGATTATGACAACAAGATCCGTGAGTTGCAAGATCATAACTATGTATACCAGCAAGAGGGGAAAGTAAGAGACGAACAGATCATTCGAGCCACAAAGATCTTCAGAACAATAGCGGCTAGAGCAGGAAGCATATCACGTGAATTGACCAGTATACAAGTAGGACTAGCGGTTTCCAATGCTCAGGGGGCAGAATTGTATGGACGCTTGAATGACCTCATCGAGGAGATGGCGCACTATGGCGAATTTAACTGA